From the Microaerobacter geothermalis genome, one window contains:
- the spoIIIAD gene encoding stage III sporulation protein AD, which translates to MEIIQIVGLGLVSTILILILKEHKPLFAFLLTIFIGVIIFFYLVGKISEVIQILEKVAVQANVNMVFLETILKIIGIAYIAEFGAQITKDAGQGAIASKIELAGKILIMVLAIPIITIIIETVLNLLPS; encoded by the coding sequence ATGGAAATTATTCAGATTGTTGGGCTAGGTTTAGTTTCTACCATACTGATCCTTATTTTAAAAGAACATAAGCCGTTATTTGCCTTTTTGCTTACGATTTTTATAGGTGTGATTATTTTTTTCTATCTCGTTGGGAAAATCTCTGAGGTCATCCAGATTTTAGAAAAAGTGGCAGTTCAGGCAAATGTCAATATGGTTTTTTTGGAAACGATCTTAAAAATTATTGGAATTGCCTATATTGCAGAGTTCGGAGCGCAAATAACCAAAGATGCAGGTCAGGGCGCAATTGCCTCAAAGATTGAATTAGCGGGAAAAATTTTAATTATGGTTTTGGCGATTCCCATCATTACTATCATTATAGAAACCGTTTTAAATTTACTTCCCTCGTAA
- the spoIIIAC gene encoding stage III sporulation protein AC: protein MSYDVNAIFQIAGIGIVLAIIHTVLKQMGREEISNWVTLIGFVIILFLVINYLSDLFQEIKRVFLFR from the coding sequence ATGAGTTATGACGTAAATGCCATTTTTCAAATCGCAGGTATCGGGATTGTCCTTGCCATTATTCATACCGTATTAAAACAAATGGGGAGAGAAGAAATTTCCAATTGGGTCACGTTAATCGGTTTTGTCATCATACTTTTTTTGGTGATTAATTACCTAAGTGATCTATTTCAGGAGATAAAACGTGTATTTCTGTTTCGTTAA